In Campylobacter sp. RM16189, a genomic segment contains:
- a CDS encoding cation:proton antiporter has product MQTDGASGLSILIVLAFIIFTSPYFSKILRIPIAPIEIILGSIAGYLGLIGYNDIFHIVSEVGFFYLMFLAGTEVDLKLFFTIDKKILKAGIVYILILYLLSALLTFGFDLNRLFILIIPIMAVGMIFTLFKEYGREEEWLNIGMLIASIGEVISIILLTFVGAYMKFGAGSELLFSIIYLVGFLIFSMIGFKILNVLFWWYPQLKVILMPYYDNSERDIRLCMALFFSIIALMLYLNLEIAFGAFVAGTFIASFFDHKKDLPHKLASFGFGFLVPTFFVYIGSTFKLNAFMIDGVVKDAALIVGVMIGFRIISSFVFLNILGFKKMILYALSHSMPLTLLIAVATIAHKSNNISENFYFSFILASLTQAIIVTIGIKIIMGYKNKSLKT; this is encoded by the coding sequence AAATTCTAAGAATTCCAATCGCTCCTATTGAGATTATTTTAGGCTCTATAGCAGGTTATCTAGGACTAATAGGATATAACGACATCTTTCATATAGTTAGCGAAGTAGGATTTTTTTATCTTATGTTTCTTGCGGGCACAGAAGTCGATCTTAAGCTCTTTTTTACTATCGACAAAAAGATTTTAAAAGCCGGAATTGTCTATATTTTGATACTATACCTGCTCTCGGCACTTCTTACCTTTGGATTTGATTTAAACAGATTGTTTATTTTAATTATCCCTATTATGGCAGTCGGCATGATATTTACACTCTTTAAAGAGTACGGCAGAGAAGAAGAGTGGCTAAATATAGGCATGCTAATAGCATCCATAGGAGAGGTTATTAGCATCATCTTGCTTACATTTGTGGGCGCTTATATGAAATTTGGAGCAGGTAGTGAGCTACTATTTTCTATCATATATTTAGTAGGATTTTTAATATTTAGTATGATAGGATTTAAAATTTTAAATGTTCTATTCTGGTGGTATCCTCAACTTAAAGTGATCTTAATGCCGTATTACGATAACTCAGAAAGAGATATTAGGCTCTGTATGGCACTATTTTTCAGCATAATCGCTTTGATGCTCTATCTAAATTTAGAGATAGCGTTTGGCGCATTTGTCGCAGGAACCTTTATCGCATCGTTTTTTGATCACAAAAAAGACCTGCCTCACAAGCTTGCGAGCTTTGGTTTTGGCTTTTTAGTGCCAACTTTCTTCGTATACATCGGATCTACGTTTAAATTAAATGCCTTTATGATAGATGGAGTGGTAAAAGATGCGGCTTTGATAGTGGGAGTAATGATAGGATTTAGGATTATTTCTAGCTTTGTATTTTTAAATATCTTAGGCTTTAAAAAAATGATACTTTATGCACTATCTCACTCTATGCCGCTTACTCTTCTCATAGCTGTTGCTACCATAGCTCACAAGTCAAACAATATCAGTGAAAATTTTTATTTCTCTTTCATACTAGCAAGCCTAACTCAGGCTATAATAGTCACCATAGGTATTAAAATTATTATGGGTTATAAAAATAAAAGTTTAAAAACGTAA